From a region of the Corythoichthys intestinalis isolate RoL2023-P3 chromosome 7, ASM3026506v1, whole genome shotgun sequence genome:
- the LOC130918737 gene encoding UV excision repair protein RAD23 homolog B-like has product MLTVTLRTLQQQTFKIHIDDEETVKVLKERIAEERGQDAFPAAGQKLIYAGKILNDDTALKEYNISEKNFVVVMVTKPKATPAPQTPPKSTPQSATPSSTSDPPSSSSSSASSSVPPQEAAAAVTPAATQSSEVAPPAPENTPTTSPEDTSPPSGTARDPPAGQSEPADPARKEPAATEETASPTAVRSSASSPAADERGLLEEAASILVTGQAYENLVSEIAAMGYQRQAVVSALRASYNNPDRAVEYLLTGLPTAESGDTAPLGDAPSDAPVVPAPVPAPPSAPEDAAARPPADVSPSSRNPLEFLRNQPQFQQMRQIIQQNPALLPALLQQLGRDNPQLLQQITQHQERFVQMLNEPQGGGSGGSGGGGGSDSTEPRAASRSNYIQVTPQEKEAIERLKALGFPEGLVIQAYFACEKNENLAANFLLQQAWDDE; this is encoded by the exons ATGCTGACGGTGACGCTGAGGACGCTCCAGCAGCAGACTTTTAAAATTCACATCGACGACGAGGAAACG GTGAAAGTGTTGAAGGAGAGAATCGCGGAGGAGCGAGGTCAGGATGCGTTTCCCGCCGCGGGACAAAAGCTCATCTATGCAG GTAAAATCTTGAACGACGACACGGCGCTCAAAGAATACAACATCAGCGAGAAGAACTTTGTGGTGGTCATGGTCACCAAG CCCAAAGCTACCCCCGCCCCTCAAACTCCACCAAAGTCCACCCCCCAATCGGCGACGCCCTCGTCAACATCAGACCCGCCGTCCTCATCTTCAAGTTCCGCCTCCTCGTCCGTCCCTCCACAAGAAGCTGCTGCCGCAGTTACGCCCGCCGCCACGCAGTCATCCGAAGTAGCGCCACCCGCCCCGGAGAACACCCCCACCACTTCTCCCGAGGACACGTCCCCCCCGTCGGGCACCGCCCGAGACCCCCCGGCCGGGCAAAGCGAGCCGGCAGACCCGGCCCGGAAAGAGCCCGCGGCGACGGAGGAAACGGCGAGTCCGACCGCCGTCAGGTCATCGGCTTCCAG CCCGGCGGCGGACGAGCGGGGCCTTCTGGAGGAGGCGGCGTCCATTTTGG TGACGGGCCAGGCCTACGAGAACCTGGTGTCGGAGATCGCCGCCATGGGCTACCAGCGCCAGGCCGTGGTGTCGGCGCTCCGAGCTAGCTACAACAACCCCGACCGCGCCGTCGAGTATTTGCTAACG GGTCTCCCCACTGCCGAGTCCGGTGACACTGCGCCACTTGGGGACGCTCCATCGGACGCGCCCGTCGTGCCGGCCCCCGTACCAGCTCCGCCTTCAGCGCCGGAGGATGCCGCTGCCC GCCCGCCCGCTGATGTCTCCCCATCCTCACGGAACCCGCTGGAGTTCCTGAGGAACCAACCCCAGTTCCAGCAGATGCGTCAGATCATCCAGCAGAACCCGGCGCTGCTGCCCGCCcttctgcagcagctggggcggGACAACCCACAACTGCTGCAG CAAATCACGCAGCATCAGGAACGCTTCGTCCAGATGCTGAACGAGCCCCAAGGGGGTGGCAGCGGCGGCAGTGGCGGCGGCGGCGGAAGCGATAGCACCGAACCGCGGGCGGCATCCCGCTCCAACTACATCCAGGTCACGCCGCAAGAGAAGGAAGCTATCGAAAGG TTAAAAGCGCTGGGCTTCCCCGAGGGTTTGGTCATTCAGGCGTACTTTGCCTGCGAGAAGAACGAAAACCTGGCCGCCAACTTCCTGCTGCAGCAAGCCTGGGATGACGAGTAG